The genomic region AATCAAAACCGCCTTCTGTCGATCAGGCGGTCTTTTTATATTTTTAGAAACTGAAGTTAGTTACTTCAGCGATTTTGTTACGGGAGATTTCTCACACAACGAACGAAGTAACGGCTCGTTTTTGCGAACGTAGTATCATCGCCGAAATGCGTAGCTCCGAAATTCACGGCGCGCGCCGTATCGACCGCGCCTTCTTTCGCCCAAGAAGACCAGTAGTAGTCTTCCACTGTATTCGGAAACTTTAATAGAAGAGCGTTCAAACTTCCCGATCCGGTCAAAGCCTTGAGCTCCGCAAAACTTGGAAGTCTCCAATCCGAACGACCCGCCGTACGATCGGATGCGCAGGAAGTGTAAGCCTCGCTGGTTCCGGTAAAACCGGGAGTTTGTCCCACGAGCACGGGAGGCAACGCGATGGTGTTACAATCGTTTAAGTTCAAGGAACAATACTGGAGCAAAGTGGCTCCGTATCTTCCGATCACGGTGGATGTGTTGTTGATTCCTTCGCAATCGTAAGTTCCGTTCTGCCCCACTCTCAAAACCTGTCCTTGAGAACAGATCTTCCACATAAGCCCAGTTACGTTATTCGAAATCGTTCCGGAAGCGGGATCGGCCACATACGGGCTGAAAAAAATCATTCCCGCAAGAAGAACCTTGGAATCCTCGTTGATAAAGCCCAGAGTCGTATCGTCCGGTTTCTCCTCGCAGTTTGCGAAAAGAGAAAGTGCGATACTGAGTATTAGAATATTCTTATATTTTTTCATGATTTCGATTTCCTCAGAAAATGTGGTTAAAGTTCATAAATATCTGTTTGTCCTCTTTGGAAACCGCGTAGTCCAACATAAGGATCGTACTTTGGTTCCATGCGATTCTAAATCCCATACCTCGGGAATATTTATAATCCTTGAGTCCCACGTTATGCTCATCGTCCCAAACACGACCGAAATCCATAAAAGGAACGAGGTTTAATGCGAAGTGTTGTCCGGCGACCGTAAAATCGAAAAACTTCCAACGCACTTCTACGTTCCCCCATCCCATCGCCTTACCGGCAAAACGATCTTGTTTGTAACCGCGTAGAGTTCTCAGACCTCCGAGACCGGTGATCCCGCCTTCGGTGGACCAAAGGTTTCTGTATTCGAAGAACGGAGCGTCCCCGTCCGTCATTCCGAAAGCTCCGCGGCCCGCGATTACCAGTTTATCAAAGGTTTTTGGAAACGGACTGTAGAATACTTTCATTTGAGTGAAATATTTCGAGTATTGAAAGTCGGAACCCAAGGACTTTGCGACCTTCTCATACGTCGCTTCCAAGAAAACGCCTCGGTTCGGATCCGGCTCCAAGTCGCGCGTATCCAATACCAAACCGAAACGGACGGAGTTTACGTTTCCTCCGTTGGCGCCGATGATTCTTCCCGCTTGCGCGTCCTCGGTCACTTTCGTCTTTCCTGCGGGAGCCAATCCCGAATTGCTGAAAGGAGTTCCATCCGTCAAAGGATCCGTACTTTTTACGAACTGACCGTCAAACGTCTTTACGATGTTCTGCGAAACGCGAAGTCCCGCAACCATCCGAACCAAACCGCCGAAAAAGATATGCTCGCCGCTGACGTTTGCCTGTGGAGAACGGATATCGTATCGGTTGTACATCCGATCCGTTACGCGAAACGCGTCGTTCGTAGGAAATCCGGAATAATTATTTCCTTGAAATTCAACGGGATCTCCGGGACCGCCGGGTCTAGTAAAATAAATGTTCTTCTCCCGATCGTGATACGTCGCGTTTCGTACGACTTCGCCGCCGGGTTGATTTCTTTCCTGATAAGAAAGAGTTTCGAGAGATTTCTCGCCGATCCCGTAGTAAAGGGTGTTCGGGTTCGTATCATAGATCAAATCCCCGCGCAATCTCCACTTGGTATCGAAGATATAGGGAGCGTCGAAGCTGACGTCCTGATACTGTCTGTTTTTGGTGGTGTTAAAATACTGAGCAAACATCCGAAAACGATAAGGAGCGTATTCGAAAAATGGATCGGACTTCTTTCCGTTGTTGATGAGGAACACCCGCACACCGTAACCCACGCCCACGTTCGGGTCGGAATTCAAAAGAGGAAGCCCTGTCGGGAACCAACCTTCTTTCTTTTTACAAATGTCTTCGGGTCTCAAACGTCTCATTTCCGAGATTTCGAACGGTAAATCCGTTCTTGGCTTTCGATTGCTATAATCGACAAACGCCAACTTGGAACAGTCCTCTTTGTCTTGCGCATAGACCGAACCCGCGGTTAAGGTCAGAGCGAACAGACAAGTTGCAATACTTACGAGTTTCAGAAATTTCTTCATGGATTTCCTGTTTCTATATTTCAGAACAAAACGGAAACGGTTCGGGGACATACTGTCAATAGGATTTTTCCAAGAATTGGGAAATACGTTAGGAAAACTAGGGTCGAATTCCAGTTATTCATAACAATTGGTATAATACCTTGGAAAAGAGGAAACATCGAATATGACGCTGCGATTCCAATCTGATTTCGTTTCATTCCCTTCTGAAATAAGATGTTTCCAAAGCGAACGCGCGTTTACCGAAGCCCGTCTCGCATCTCAAAAAATAAGGGAGAATCAAACCCGACCTAAGAAGAACGTTTTTTCAGTTTTCGATGGGCTCGTATGAATTCTTTCGGATTGAGATATCCTTTCGGGTTCCGATCGTAGCCCGGACCCGTGGGAAGAAAAAAATCCTCTCTCAACTCGAAGTGAAGATGAGGTCCGTAACGCCCGTCGGCGTCTCCGATTCTTCCGATTTTATTTCCTCTTCGGATCTTATCTCCCGAAACGACGTTCATCTTCGAAAGATGCGCGTATAAGGAATTGACCCACTTTCCGTTCGGAAGTTGATGTGTGATGATGATTACGTTTCCCCAACCCGGTCCTTCTTTTCCCGCGAACTTTACGATCCCGTGCGATACGGAATAAACAGGATCTCCGTAGTCGTTTCGTCCGGCCGCGTTCCAGTCTTCGCCGAGATGAAAATTCTTTCCAAAAGGTTGTTTGTCTATGTAACCCTTTGCGTTTGGTTTTCCAACGGGAAAATCGAATCCGTCGGAAAGATATTCCGGATGTTCGAGGAAGAATTTCTTCGCGTCTTCCAAGTCGAGTTCGTTTTGGGAATCGGATTCTCCAAGTATCGCAGAATACCTTCCTACGAAAAAATTCAGCACGATCAAAACTGATATAAAAGTGATTCGATACGTCGGTTTCATTAGGTCACTGATTCATCCGTGTAAATAATATCAGAATACGAATCCGCCGTATCTTCATTTCTACTGAATTTAGAATCGAATCGAATTGAACCGAAAAGAAAATACCTTTCTCGATGGGAGAAGAAAAAATTCATAACAAATTGTTTCATCCCAGAAAATACTTCCTAATAGTTTTACCAATCCATGAATAATTGCGGACAACGTTCCTTCTGCATTGACAAAAAAGAAACATTTGAAAAATAAACAAGTAAAACGCTATGAAACACAAATTTCTAATTTTTACGATGCTTATCTTTCTAAGTGATTCCTCGTCATCCGTATTCGGTAAAAACACCGGTTCCAAGAATTCGGATAAGAATTCAAAAGCTTTTTATTATGCGATCAGCGATGGAAACCTGAACGAGGTAAAGTCGATGATTCAGGAAGGTGCGAATGCAAATAAGGCATTCGAATTTGAAAAGAAGATTACTCCTTTGGGACTTGCAACTCTCAAAGGGCACACGGAAGTTATGAAACTTCTCATTGAAAACGGTGCAAAAGTAGACTATAAGAATAGCAAATCCGACCTTACTCCGCTGATGATCGCGACGGGAAACGAACAAGCGGATGCTCTTAAAATTCTCATTTCTAAAGGAGCGAAAGTTGATTTTAGAGAAACGAAATCAGACCTTACGGCATTGATGTACGCGGTCGAAACAAAGAAATATGGAATCGCAAAACTTTTGATTGAAAGCGGAGCGGATATTAATGCGAAATTAGACCATTACGACGCGGTGATGACTGCCGCAATAAGAGAAGACGGCGATGAAGACTTTATCGCATATCTTATCGAAAAAGGCGCGAATGTAAACGGGATCAACGACAAAGGCGGATCTCTGTTATCCAAAGCGGTCCAGTTCGGTCTTATAAAGACCGTTTCCCTCATGATTCAAAAAGGTGCGAACGTGAATTTCGGTTTGGAATCGAACGAGTTTTCTTATCCAATCGCTCTCGCCGTTTCCCATGGAAATTTAGATCTTGTAAAAATATTAATCGAAAACGGAGCGCAAATCAATGTAAAACCGGGAAGAGTAGCCCCGCTTTTACTCGCGAGCCATTCCAATCATCCGGCAATCGTCAAATACCTCGCAAAAAAAGGAGCGGACGTGAATTTTATCTCTACGGTGAACGCCGGGAATATCACGGCTCTTGAACTTGCTTGTTCCAGCAATTTCACGGAAGTCGTCGAAGAGCTTTTGGACCACGGAGCGAATCCGAATATTTCCAGTCAGAAAGATGGGCGAACTCCTTTGTTCTTTGCCGCAGTCGAAGGGAATAACGATATCATTAAGTTACTGTTAAACGAAGGCGCCGATGTTAACGTCAGATCCAAATCGGGATTTACCGCTTTGTTTGACGCGGTCGGCTTCGGAAAAATCGAAACGGTAAAACTTTTAATCAAGAAAGGAGCCGACGTAAACGTGGTAGATCTCGACGGAGATACGCCGCTCAAGGTGGCAATTCATCGTAAATTTACGGACATAGAAACTCTGTTACGGGAGAACGGGGCTAAATAATCTTTCTTATTTTAGAAATAATTTCGGATTCGCAAAGAAATATTAAAAATAATTTCCGGCGAATCCGATTTCAAAAATCGATCGAAGTCTCGATCACTGACCGAGATTCAATTTTAGAATGACGTCGTCTTGGGAAACCATACTTCCTTCCTTCGTCAAAACCTCTTCGACGGTTCCTTCACCGGGAGAAAGAATGTTGTTTTCCATCTTCATCGCTTCCACGATCGCGAGAACGGTTCCTTTTTTTACCGCGGTTCCCGGAGCCACCAGAACTCGAATCACCTTACCGGGCATCGGACTTTTGATCAAACCTCCGCTTCCCTCTTCGAGATGAATCTCTCGGTTCGAAAGAACGATCTTCGTGTTCCAACCTTTGTAGTGGATGAAGATCTGGTTTCCTTTGCGGAGAATTCTCCAGTGATTTCCAGGACCCGAAAAAAGTCCGTTGCCTTCGCTCTGAAAATTTCTGGAAATCCGAAAGTCGTGAACGGTTCCGCCTAACGTAATCGATACGGACATATCGCCGGGAGAACTGGTTCGAACACGAACGGGGATTTCTTCTTCCCTATGTTTAAATCGAAAATTTTCCTCGATCACCAGAAACCTCCCTGACCAACCGCCTCCCAGATTCCCTGGGATTTTTTCTTTTCGGAAAGGGCCGCAGCCGCAAAGGAGAACGCATCCGCTTGCACGTCCCTCTCGGGCGTATATGCGATCGAATGTTCTTCCAGAAAGTGCGTGTGAGTCAGACCTTTTTTAAATTCTTCATGGGAAAGAATTCCGGATAAGTAAAACGTATTCGTGACCGGTCCGAAGATCACCGTGGAATCGATGGATTCCCGAAGACGGGTTGCGCATTCTTCCCTGGTTTTTCCCCAAGAGATCATCTTGGCGATCATCGGATCGTAGTAGACCGTGATCTCCGATCCGGTTTCCACTCCCGTGTCCACTCTCAAAAAATCGCGATCTGGAAATTCAATATATTCTAATATACCCGTGGAAGGTAAGAAATTATTTTCGGGATCTTCCGCGTAGATACGAGCTTCGATCGCGTGACCGTTCTGCGTAAGCGCCTTTCCTCCGGTAAGATCGGAAAGTTTTTTTCCTTCCGCGACCCGGATCTGCCATTCGACAAGATCTTGTCCGGTGATGTATTCGGTCACGGGATGTTCCACTTGGAGTCTCGTATTCATTTCGAGAAAATAAAACTTTCCGTCCTTCCCGAGAATGAACTCCACGGTCCCCGCCCCAACGTATCGGATCGATTGCGCCGCTTTGACCGCGACCTGACAGATTTCGTCCCGAAGCGAAGAAGGAAGATTCGGCGCCGGAGATTCTTCGATGACTTTCTGATGTCTTCTTTGGATCGAACATTCCCGTTCGAAAAGGTGCATAACGTTTCCGTGTTTGTCTCCGAAAACCTGCACTTCGATATGACGCGGAGTTTCGATATACTTTTCGATGAACACGGTTCCGTCTCCGAAGGCCTTCTGTGCTTCCCTTTGCGCGGATTCGAGGGAGGAAAGAAACTCTTCGGGTTTGTAAACCCTCTTCATTCCTTTTCCGCCTCCTCCCGCGGTCGCCTTGATCATCAGAGGATACCCGATTCTTTCGGCTTCCTTCTGGAGAATCTTTGGATCCTGATTTTGTCCGTTGTAACCCGGAACGACCGGAACTCCGGCGGCTTCCATCTTAATCCGAGAATTGATCTTATCGCCCATCAGCTCCATGGACTCGGGACTCGGTCCGAGAAAAAGAATATTCTCTTTTTCTAATGCGTTTGCGAACTCGGTTTTTTCGGATAAAAATCCGTAGCCGGGATGCACCGCGTCCGCTTTCGTTTTACGGATCGCTTCGAGAATATTAGGAATATTTAAATAAGAAGAACCGGGGCTCGGTTCTCCGACATACACGGATTCGTCCGCGAGTTTTACGTGGGGAGAATCCTTATCCGCGTCCGAATACACGGCCACGGTTTTGATTCCCAGTTTTTTACAAGTGCGGATCACACGAACCGCGATTTCTCCGCGATTGGCGATCAAAAGTTTTGAAATCAAGAGGCTAACACCGATTCCTTTTTGGCTTCGGAAGAAAGACTCCCGTCCAAGGACTTCTTTTCTCGTTCCATCGTTTCGTGGATGAAATCCTTAAATTCTTCCCAAGTTTCGTATTTCGTTGGATCGTAGGTTCCGATCTGTTTGTAAGCGACGACAAATCCCTTCTCCAAGGTTTGATAACCGGTAAGTCCCGATTTCAAAACGACGACGACGGGGATCTTATTCTCCCAAGCGAGTTTGATCATTCCCTTTTGCATCGGTTGGATTTCTTCGCTGTAAGAATTATGACCTTCCGGATATACGATAAACGAAGCGTCGCTCAACCCTTTGAGAAGATTTCTTACGGAAACGGCAATCGTCGCGGCCTTAGAGGATTCGAAAACCTGAGAACCCATCGCCTTCATCCACCAATACGCGATCAGAGTTTTTTTGATCACTTGGTTGGCGAGATACGGTTTGTTGATCACGAGGCAATCGTATGGGAAGTCGAGTTCGTTTACGTGGTTCACAAAGATCATGTGACCTTTGGCGGGAATTTGAAATTCTCCGATTCTTAAAAAACGGGTTCCGCTCATCCAGCGAATCGCATCTCCCCAAACCGCGGAGCCTTTTAGAAAAGCGGCGTTCTTTCTTTTTTGATTTCCGATCAACGCGAAAAACAAGCCCGCGACCAAACTGGGAAACGCAAAACTGAATACGAGCGGAAGTGTGATTAAATAGGTTTTAAGAACGAGCCTACGATAAGATTTCGGAAAGCGGCCCAATCGACTTTCCATAAATTTCAATGGGTTCATCGGAAGCTATCTTCCAAAGGAATCCGTTTTTAGAAAAGCTAGTTTTCATAAAGAAAAAGCCCGCGGGTCGCGGGCTTTTTTGTTACCGAACACGATTCAGAAGTTCGTTGGAGATTATTTGTTAGCGGGAGCCTTATCTCCGATCAACTGTTTACGCTTTTCGGGATCCCATTTTAGGAAAAGTCTGTTTTTCACTTCGTCGTCGTAGATTTTTTCCAGAACGTCCACCGCGTCTCTGCGATATTCTTCCGGAATTCTTCTGTCGAACACGGGGCTCAGTCTATGATCGTATTCCAAAGTCGGGTTTTGAGAAAAGTCGTAAGTAACTCCCTGTAAAACCACCGGCTCGGAAGGACCGGCCTTTCCTTCGTCGTCTTTGATCGCTTCGGTCTTCGCGTCGCTTTTGAAAAGATAGTAGTTATCGTACGGATACTTCAACTTAAAGATATTGATCGCGTTCGCTCTTGCGTCTCTGCAAAGCTGAATCGCTGCGATGTAATGTTCGATTCTATGTTTTCTATGGCTCGGTTGAAGTTTCTGATGTTTCTCGAGATGTTTTTCGATCTTGAGTGCGTTGTTACGCGCTTCCTTAGCGAGTCCCAGAAATTTATAACCGGTTTCCATATTCTTTTCGATCGCGTATTTATTGGTTACGTAATGAAAGTCTCTCGGGTTGTACATTCTTCTTGTGAGAGGAGCTTCGCGGTCCGCGGTCATGTCCCGAACTACGAAAGAATTCTTACTCCACTCGATCGCGATATCGACGAGGTTTCTGTCTTCCGGGTTGTTCGGATTTTTTTTCTCGATCGCCGCTTTGAGAATCTCGTCCGTTCTTTCCACGTAATATTGGGAAAGTTCTTCCAGAAGCATTTCGGTTCCGAGTTGCGCTTCCAAGAATCTTCTGTAGGCGTTTACGTGGTTGTTCTCGAAGAAGTATTGAAGTCCTTCTTGATAGAGACGTTTGAGTTCCTTGTATTTTTTAATTCTGTCTCCGTCCTGCTCGGGGGTTCCGCCTTGCTGGTTGTTAGCCGGAGCCGTTCCACCCGCGTTTTGCTGATTCTGTCCGCCCGGAACTTCGCCTTTGTAGTTCCGAACGATCGGTTCAATCGCGCGGAGATAAACGAGTAGTTCCACCCTTTTTTTATAGGCCTTACTGGAGACCGCTTCCCCGAATACGGAAACGGGAAGAATGGAGATGGCAATTAATATGAGAATCAGTCGTTTCATCGGTTAACCTTTTCCAAAGTTTTTCCGGATTTAAGGCCGGACGCAACAGGAAATTAGTGCTTTTCTTCCTACTCTATCGGTTAGAATGGTGTCCGAATTGACAGCCCGTTCCTGTTTTTTTCGGGTTTTTCACAGATAAGACTATGACAGCCAGCGCACTAGCACAAGGAAAAAAGATCTCGTTCCGCGCAAAGGAAGATACGGTTTGTCCGATCTGTCACGAGGTTCATCAAAAAGAAAACATGTTTCAGGGCGGCGGCCGTTTGATCGCCGGAAAACTGACCATAGAACTCAGAAGACTTTACGAAAAGAATAAGAAATTCGGCCGTGTCAGTCCCAATGATTATGTCATCAGCGTTTGTCCCCGTTGTCTTTATTCTTCCTTTACCAAGGATTGGTCCACGTTAGACGCGGAGGAAAACGAAAAGATCCGCTCCCAATCCGATACGAGACGTTCCAATTTGGAAAAGATTCTCGGACCCTTGGATTTTTATCAGGAACGCAATTTGGTTCTTGGAGCCGCTTCCTATCTTCTCACCATAGAATGTTATCAAAACCGAAAAGTCACCGTGGCGCCGACTCCGAAAAAAGCGGTCTGCGCGGTTCGCGGGGCTTGGTATTTCGACGATCTGAACAACGACTTCCCGAACATGGGATTCGATAAGGTTCGGGATCTTCTCTATCAAAAAGCCGCGGGTTGGTACACCGACACGATGGAAATCATGCAGAGCGGATCGGAACCGGTGGATCAGGCTTCTTATCTTTTGGGTCCCGATACGGATAAGAATTGGGCCTTTGACGGAGTCATTTATCTTTCCGCTTATCTTACGATGAAGTTCAAGGATCAGCTCGCGACCGATCCCGCCGCGAAACTCAATCTTTTGGTTCGCGCAAAAAGAACCCTTTCCAGACTCTACGGTTCCGGAAAAGGGTCCAAATCAAAACCGTCCGTGATCATCGACATGGCGAAAGAACTCTACGACGAATACAACAAGCTCATCGAGGAAATGGGGGGGGAAAAATAAACTACGCCCTCCTCGTCGAATACGACGGACTTTGTTTCAACGGTTTTCAAACTCAAAAAGGTTTTCCAAGCGTTCAGGAGAATTTAGAAAAAGCCGCAAAGATTCTCCTCCAAGAAAAGATCGCAGTTGTCGGCGCCGGTAGAACGGACACGGGAGTTCACGCTCGCGGAATGATCGTGAACTTCAAAACTACCAAGGTCGTGGACAATTTCGGCAAATTCCTTTTGGGAATGAACGCGATCACCGACGGCGGAGTCGCGATTCTCAGCATGACCGAAGTCGCCGAGAACTTCGATTCCCGTTTTACCTGCACTTCGAGAGAATACGAATATCTGATTCTCAACACGAAGTATCCCAGACCCACTTGGAAAAATCGAGCCTTCTGGTATCAACATAAGATTGACGTTCCGCGCTTGGAAGCCGAACTTGAATTATTAAAAGGAGAACACGATTTTCGCAGTTTGGCGAAGGTTGCGTCCATGAAGAATCGTTCCACAGTTCGGACGATTTTGGACACGGGACTGGAACGAAGCGCCGAATTTGACGGTCTCCTGAAAGTAAGAATCCGGGCGAACGGCTTTCTTCACAATATGATTCGGATTCTTACGGGTACCCTTCTGGAAATCGCAAACGGCAAACGACAAGACACGAACGTTTTGGATATTCTTTCCTCGAAAGACAGAACGATCGCGGGTATCACTCTTCCTCCTCAGGGACTTTATTTTATCAGAGCGTATTACGATTCCAATCCGGGAATCGATTCCATGTATGCTCTGCGGGACTTTCAATAATAATCATGTTCTCCCGTTTCCGCATTTCCGCAAAACCTTCGATCCTCGTATTGCTTACGATGGTTCCGGGAATTTTATCCGCTTCTCCCTCAAAACCGGGAGTGTTCGAACTTTTAGGCGGCTATCAACCGAACCTCGGCAAAAATAAATTCTTTACCGATTTTATCCCCAGACCTTTGGCACAATCCGGAAGTTTGCCTTCGAGCGGAGTCGTTTCTAAAGAAGAGGAGGAAGCGGAAGCCGCGGCCGAAGAAGAAGACGAAAAGTCCGAAAGCTTTCACGACAATCGAAAGTCGGAGATCGGAGTTTGGCTCGGAGCTTCCAATCCCTGGCCCGGAACCGAAACTCAGAAATATTTGGACACCACCTTGGGCGGCGGATTCTTTTTTAGAATTCCCTGGCCTTGGATTTTTTATCTCGAGATGGGAGCGTATTACGCAAACTATCTTTCCGCGACGGAACGGGGATTGACTACGATTCCGGTCTATCTCGCGCTCGGTTATAAGATTCCGATCGATCTTCCGATTTCGTTTATCGTTCGTGCCGGCGGAGGAGAAGCCTTCGTAGTAGCCAGACCTTCCAACACTTCCCGTTGGGATCCGATGATGCTCATCGGTTTGGAAACGAGTTTTGTCGCCGGAAAAAAAATCAGAATCGGGATCAGAATCGATTACAATAAGATTTACGAGTCGCAGTTGGACGCTCCCGAAGAATCGAAATACTATTATGCGAGTCCTTACAGCGATTCTCGTTTGAACAACCCGAACTACTATCGGGTCGTCGATACGGAATTCTTTCAATTCGGTCTGATGGTGAGCGTGTTTTTATGAAACGATCCTATTTTCCATTCGTAATTCTACTTTCCAGTTTTCTAATGTTCTTCTGCAGGGTCGGAGACTGGCACGGAAAAGGTTCCAGCGATCCCGTGATCAGCACGCTCTTCAACCAAAGAATGCTTCTTCTCGTAAAAGGAACATACGCCACGGATAATCCGATCGGTTTCGAAGCGTATTCCGGAGGGACGGGACAAATTTATCAGGATAACGCGGGCACAGGTTTGGATCCGATTCCCGATTTGACCGGAATGCCGCTCGCGCAGAATCTTCCGATCTTTATCGACATCGGAGAAATCCGTATTTCCACGAAATACGAACAGGGTCTTTACAATCTCAGTTTGATCAAAAACGTAAAGGATACGAAAAAATTCTGGGACGATATCGCTCCGAACCGTCAGGTGTTTTGTACGATTCCTTATACTACGAACTCCAACTCCTGTCGTTTGAACGACGGAGAATTGAAGGCGATTCAATTCTTCAACGGAGAAGGAGTCGTGTATCCTTCGAACGATCCGACTTCGGCAACGGACTTGGGAGCTTTCGGAAACGGTCCCGTTCAATTCTATTATACCGGTTTGTATCTTAGAAACCTAGTGACCGCTTGGGCGACGGAACCGGGTCTTACGTTTTCCAATCTTACCTTGTTCGACAACTATCGTGTTCCCGGAATCAACATCGTTCCCCGTTTGAGCTACAAACCCGGAGCCGACGCGACTACGAAAACGATCTTCCCTCCTCTTGTGTTTCCCGCTCTTTATACGGCGGACAACGGAGACGAGGACATGATCATTCATCCCGGATTCGATCCTTATATTTTGGAAGTAAGAATCAACCTTAAGGAAAATCTAATGGTTCATTCTTACGTTTCGAGTTTGGGCGGAGTAAGAACGTTAGTCGGCGTGAGCGACTGGAAAGCGGACAGCAATCACAACGGAGAATCGGATATGGGTGGAGGTCTTTTGCTCCGCTCGAGAATCATCCGTCCCGAAATCGCGTCCAGCTTGACCGTGTTAGGCGGAACCGCTTCTACCACTCACTACTACGGAGTGTATCGTTCCGTCGAACTCGATATGGATAATAAACTTCCTTTGATGGCTTCTCCCGTGCAAGGCGCCGCTACAAAATTGAAATACATTCATCCCGGTGAATACAGACTTCGTTGTTTGGGCGATTTGGCGAGAGTGGACGGTTATCCGGAAACTGTCGTTAGAGAAACGACGTTTACGGTTCCGGATAACGCACCTCGTTCCGAGGTTCAAGTCAGCCTGAGCTGTCCTTAACGAGCGCCCCATAGAAAGCGAGCTAGTAGAATTACTGCGGAGCGTCGTAATTCTACTTCCGACGAAGTTGGAAAATAGAGCACTGGTCTTGTAGGAACTCCTACAATCCTTCTGTAAAAAATGCGCCCCACCCTGTTTTTGGGAGGTGGGGTGAGGTGGTGGGAAGAATCCGGAAATTTTCCTTTAACAAAAAATTCAACGATTGTAAAGTAGAATTTCCACGCTCGAGCTTTGTCGGAACTCCGACAAAATCTTACTTTAAAATTTCGTCTTGACGTCCCATCAGTTTGATACCGAGTCTCGGACCGATTTCTTGAACGATTCTAGACGCGACGTAGTTTCCCCAACGAGTCGATTTTTCCAAACTGAAACCGTGCGTAAGACCGTAAAGAACGCCCGCCGCAAAACAATCTCCTGCGCCCGTCGTATCGATCGGTTTTACGGGAAATCCGTCCACGTGCGAAATCGTTCCATTCTCCGCAAAGTAAGCTCCGTTTGCGGAATCGGTCATAAACACGAGAGGAGAAAGACCCGCGATGAACTTCAACGCTTCGAGTTTATCCTCTTTTTGAGAAAGAGCCTTGGCTTCTTCCGCGTTGCAGAAAACGATATCGAAGTAGTCTTTTGTTAAGCGAACAAAGTCTTCCCGGGAACGGTTTACGCAAAAAGGATCGCTGTATGTGTAAGCGACTTTGACTCCGTTCTTTTTGGATTCCTCCATGGTCAAAAGAGAAGCTTCTTTGGTTCCCTGCCCGTCCCAGAGATAACCTTCGATGTAGGAAATGCTCGAAGCCTTGAGTTTAGAAATATCTATATCCGATTTTTGTAATGTGATGGAAATTCCCAAGTGGGTGAG from Leptospira kmetyi serovar Malaysia str. Bejo-Iso9 harbors:
- the omp85 gene encoding Omp85 family outer membrane protein, with product MKKFLKLVSIATCLFALTLTAGSVYAQDKEDCSKLAFVDYSNRKPRTDLPFEISEMRRLRPEDICKKKEGWFPTGLPLLNSDPNVGVGYGVRVFLINNGKKSDPFFEYAPYRFRMFAQYFNTTKNRQYQDVSFDAPYIFDTKWRLRGDLIYDTNPNTLYYGIGEKSLETLSYQERNQPGGEVVRNATYHDREKNIYFTRPGGPGDPVEFQGNNYSGFPTNDAFRVTDRMYNRYDIRSPQANVSGEHIFFGGLVRMVAGLRVSQNIVKTFDGQFVKSTDPLTDGTPFSNSGLAPAGKTKVTEDAQAGRIIGANGGNVNSVRFGLVLDTRDLEPDPNRGVFLEATYEKVAKSLGSDFQYSKYFTQMKVFYSPFPKTFDKLVIAGRGAFGMTDGDAPFFEYRNLWSTEGGITGLGGLRTLRGYKQDRFAGKAMGWGNVEVRWKFFDFTVAGQHFALNLVPFMDFGRVWDDEHNVGLKDYKYSRGMGFRIAWNQSTILMLDYAVSKEDKQIFMNFNHIF
- a CDS encoding acetyl-CoA carboxylase biotin carboxylase subunit, producing the protein MISKLLIANRGEIAVRVIRTCKKLGIKTVAVYSDADKDSPHVKLADESVYVGEPSPGSSYLNIPNILEAIRKTKADAVHPGYGFLSEKTEFANALEKENILFLGPSPESMELMGDKINSRIKMEAAGVPVVPGYNGQNQDPKILQKEAERIGYPLMIKATAGGGGKGMKRVYKPEEFLSSLESAQREAQKAFGDGTVFIEKYIETPRHIEVQVFGDKHGNVMHLFERECSIQRRHQKVIEESPAPNLPSSLRDEICQVAVKAAQSIRYVGAGTVEFILGKDGKFYFLEMNTRLQVEHPVTEYITGQDLVEWQIRVAEGKKLSDLTGGKALTQNGHAIEARIYAEDPENNFLPSTGILEYIEFPDRDFLRVDTGVETGSEITVYYDPMIAKMISWGKTREECATRLRESIDSTVIFGPVTNTFYLSGILSHEEFKKGLTHTHFLEEHSIAYTPERDVQADAFSFAAAALSEKKKSQGIWEAVGQGGFW
- a CDS encoding ankyrin repeat domain-containing protein, whose protein sequence is MKHKFLIFTMLIFLSDSSSSVFGKNTGSKNSDKNSKAFYYAISDGNLNEVKSMIQEGANANKAFEFEKKITPLGLATLKGHTEVMKLLIENGAKVDYKNSKSDLTPLMIATGNEQADALKILISKGAKVDFRETKSDLTALMYAVETKKYGIAKLLIESGADINAKLDHYDAVMTAAIREDGDEDFIAYLIEKGANVNGINDKGGSLLSKAVQFGLIKTVSLMIQKGANVNFGLESNEFSYPIALAVSHGNLDLVKILIENGAQINVKPGRVAPLLLASHSNHPAIVKYLAKKGADVNFISTVNAGNITALELACSSNFTEVVEELLDHGANPNISSQKDGRTPLFFAAVEGNNDIIKLLLNEGADVNVRSKSGFTALFDAVGFGKIETVKLLIKKGADVNVVDLDGDTPLKVAIHRKFTDIETLLRENGAK
- the lsa25 gene encoding surface adhesin Lsa25, whose product is MKKYKNILILSIALSLFANCEEKPDDTTLGFINEDSKVLLAGMIFFSPYVADPASGTISNNVTGLMWKICSQGQVLRVGQNGTYDCEGINNTSTVIGRYGATLLQYCSLNLNDCNTIALPPVLVGQTPGFTGTSEAYTSCASDRTAGRSDWRLPSFAELKALTGSGSLNALLLKFPNTVEDYYWSSWAKEGAVDTARAVNFGATHFGDDTTFAKTSRYFVRCVRNLP
- a CDS encoding acetyl-CoA carboxylase biotin carboxyl carrier protein subunit, which codes for MIEENFRFKHREEEIPVRVRTSSPGDMSVSITLGGTVHDFRISRNFQSEGNGLFSGPGNHWRILRKGNQIFIHYKGWNTKIVLSNREIHLEEGSGGLIKSPMPGKVIRVLVAPGTAVKKGTVLAIVEAMKMENNILSPGEGTVEEVLTKEGSMVSQDDVILKLNLGQ